One Eriocheir sinensis breed Jianghai 21 chromosome 70, ASM2467909v1, whole genome shotgun sequence genomic region harbors:
- the LOC126988778 gene encoding venom toxin OcyC11-like → MRMLRAVLLTGSVLVLLVLLTAPHQAEAALAWAIVNDPDHPNTCLIKESGIRVKEGHTWQMPYCGMAECTKYSSEGMVIRYATCGLIGVEPGCRLIKDKTQPYPRCCGKVVCP, encoded by the exons ATGAGGATGCTGCGAGCCGTGCTGCTGACGGGGtctgtgctggtgctgctggtgcttctGACCGCTCCGCATCAGGCCGAGGCCGCTTTGGCATGGGCAATCGTCAATGATCCAG ACCACCCCAACACGTGCCTTATAAAGGAATCTGGCATACGCGTGAAAGAAGGGCACACTTGGCAGATGCCGTACTGCGGGATGGCAGAATGCACAAAGTATTCAAGTGAAGGCATGGTCATTCGTTATGCGAC GTGCGGTCTCATCGGTGTTGAGCCAGGCTGCAGACTGATCAAAGACAAGACACAGCCGTACCCGAGGTGCTGCGGGAAGGTGGTCTGCCCCTGA